In Flavobacterium praedii, the DNA window TTTTTGTTTCGAATAGGGTCGTGTATGTCGATGGCTTCATGGCAAATGTTGTAATCACCGCAAATGATTAGATTGGGAATGTCTTTTTTGAGCTGATCAATATAGTCTTGAAAGTCGTCCATAAACATAAACTTGTGACTTAAACGGTCCATATTGGTTCCCGATGGCAAATACAAACTCATCACGGAGCAGTCGTCAAAATCGGCACGAAGGTTGCGTCCTTCAAAATCCATGTGCTGAATTCCAGTTCCATACACTACGTTATTGGGTTTTGTTTTGGAAAGAATAGCAACACCACTATACCCTTTTTTGGTAGCGGGATAATAATATTGATACGGATAACCGGCTGCGGTTATATCTGCAACAGGAATTTGTTCTTCGGTGGCTTTGATTTCTTGCAAACAGATTACATCGGGATTGGCTTGTTGCAACCACTCGATAAAACCTTTGTTTATGGCTGCTCGAATTCCGTTTACATTATAGGAGATAATTTTCATTTTTTAGTTATCTATTGTTTTCAAAAAAATATAATTCAGGCTCGTTTGGACGCTCCACTTTTTTTAAAAATATTAAAAATTATTTTTTGTCGAATCCAAAAGTAACAAAAAATAGAAAGATTGATTCAAAATAAAACATAAAAAATGGAGTATTTTGCTATCTTTGTAATTAGCTCAAAAAAGAAAAATATAAATGGGTTTAGTTACCGCAAAAGAAGTTGCAAAGGCAATTAATACGGATAAGTACGGTGTTTTTGGCACTTTCACAGGTTGGTTATTGATGAAAGTATTGAAGATTTCGACATTAAATCAAATATACGACAGGAACAAGCATTTGAAAGAGTTGCCGTTCTTGAATGCCATATTGGATGAATTTCAAATTAAGTTTGAGATTCCTGAAGAAGATTTTAAACGATTACCAAAAGATGGTGCCTACATTACCATTTCAAATCACCCACTTGGAGGAATTGATGGGATTTTGTTATTAAAATTGATGCTCGAAAGAGAACCCAACTTCAAAATTATAGCTAATTTTTTATTGCATCGCATTGATCCGATGAAACCGTATATTATGCCTGTGAATCCTTTTGAAAACCATAAAGACGCCAAGTCTAGTGTGGTAGGAATTAAGGAAACGCTGCGTCACCTTAGAGACGGAAAGCCATTGGGAATGTTCCCTGCGGGAGAGGTTTCTACCTATAAAGATGGTAAACTCGTGGTTGACAAAGCTTGGGAAGAAGGTGCGATTAAAGTGATCCGAAAAGCTCAAGTACCGGTGGTTCCTATTTATTTTCATGCCAAAAACAGTCGTTTGTTTTATTTTTTATCCAAAATAAACGACACACTTAGAACAGCTAAGCTACCTTCGGAATTATTGACTCAGAAAGATCGTATTAT includes these proteins:
- a CDS encoding exodeoxyribonuclease III; translated protein: MKIISYNVNGIRAAINKGFIEWLQQANPDVICLQEIKATEEQIPVADITAAGYPYQYYYPATKKGYSGVAILSKTKPNNVVYGTGIQHMDFEGRNLRADFDDCSVMSLYLPSGTNMDRLSHKFMFMDDFQDYIDQLKKDIPNLIICGDYNICHEAIDIHDPIRNKNTSGFLPEERAWLDKFMKSGFVDSFRHFNSEPHQYSWWSYRAGARGNNKGWRIDYNLVSDSLKHKLKRAVILPDAMHSDHCPVLVEIE